Proteins encoded in a region of the Streptomyces liliiviolaceus genome:
- a CDS encoding esterase/lipase family protein, with translation MPRRIRTVGTVLAAALASLLMFLSLPASPAHAATHNPVVFVHGLSSSSSSWDDWIADFKADGYTSAELYSWSYDWGQSNVTTAQQLATKIQSVRTQTGAAKVDLVVHSMGALNSRYYLKNLGGTAYVDDFVSTAGVNHGTTTAGWCTWLYTSCAEMYTGSSFLTSLNSGDETPGGVSYASYWSNCDDALTPDTSAILSGATNVEVGCISHTDMNNDYGVYEQVRDFIA, from the coding sequence ATGCCCCGCCGCATTCGCACAGTCGGCACGGTCCTCGCAGCCGCGCTCGCGTCGCTGCTCATGTTCCTGTCCCTGCCCGCTTCCCCGGCCCACGCGGCCACCCACAACCCCGTTGTCTTCGTCCACGGACTCAGCAGTTCGTCGAGCAGCTGGGACGACTGGATCGCCGACTTCAAGGCCGACGGCTACACGAGTGCCGAGCTGTACTCCTGGTCGTACGACTGGGGCCAGTCGAACGTCACGACCGCCCAGCAGCTGGCCACCAAGATCCAGAGCGTGCGCACCCAGACGGGGGCGGCCAAGGTCGACCTGGTCGTCCACTCCATGGGCGCGCTGAACTCCCGCTACTACCTCAAGAACCTCGGCGGCACGGCGTACGTGGACGACTTCGTCTCGACGGCCGGCGTCAACCACGGGACCACGACCGCCGGTTGGTGCACCTGGCTCTACACGTCCTGCGCGGAGATGTACACCGGCAGCTCGTTCCTGACGTCGCTCAACTCGGGGGACGAGACACCCGGCGGTGTCTCCTACGCCAGTTACTGGTCGAACTGCGACGACGCCCTGACCCCCGACACCAGCGCGATCCTCAGCGGCGCCACCAATGTAGAGGTCGGATGCATCTCGCACACCGACATGAACAACGACTACGGCGTCTACGAGCAGGTGCGGGACTTCATCGCCTGA
- a CDS encoding class I SAM-dependent methyltransferase, translated as MRSRGSSTAQTGALSTTPVRHPLFARFYARLSVAAEPTIGVHREELLAGLTGRIIEIGAGNGLNFAHYPSTVSEVVAIEPERRLRQLAATAALRSEVPVDVVPGVAEALPVKSEAFDGAVVSLVLCSVRDLPRALAEIHRVLRPGGELRFFEHGSGGGRAMAAGQRLLDRTVWPPLFGGCHVGRDPVGAIRDAGYELGPHRRLLVPAKGPRTPSSYCVLGTARRPSVS; from the coding sequence ATGCGATCGCGCGGCTCCAGCACCGCCCAGACCGGCGCGCTGTCCACGACTCCGGTGCGCCATCCGCTGTTCGCCCGCTTCTACGCCCGGCTCAGCGTGGCGGCCGAGCCGACGATCGGCGTCCACCGCGAGGAACTGCTCGCCGGACTCACCGGCCGGATCATCGAGATCGGCGCGGGCAACGGACTGAACTTCGCCCACTATCCGAGCACGGTCTCGGAGGTCGTCGCGATCGAACCCGAGCGCAGGCTGCGGCAGTTGGCCGCGACCGCGGCACTCCGCTCCGAGGTGCCCGTCGACGTGGTGCCGGGGGTCGCGGAGGCCCTGCCGGTCAAGAGCGAGGCGTTCGACGGGGCCGTGGTGTCCCTGGTGCTGTGCAGCGTACGAGATCTGCCGCGCGCCCTGGCCGAGATCCACCGCGTCCTGCGCCCGGGCGGTGAGCTGCGGTTCTTCGAGCACGGCAGTGGCGGCGGCCGGGCGATGGCGGCCGGGCAGCGCCTCCTCGACCGCACGGTGTGGCCACCGCTGTTCGGGGGCTGCCATGTGGGCCGGGACCCGGTCGGCGCGATCCGGGACGCGGGGTACGAACTCGGCCCGCACCGGCGGCTGCTGGTGCCCGCGAAGGGGCCGCGCACGCCCAGCTCGTACTGTGTGCTGGGCACCGCCCGCCGCCCGTCAGTCTCCTGA
- a CDS encoding fic family toxin-antitoxin system, toxin component, with translation MVAEHKTPGDPQVVDWGALVAAVGRHDAEIFGVPVYDSPHARAAALLQVLLHVPALERSNAMFAMAVGYAYLVASGLKVVTSPEQVRDLARLVKTGEATVQDIARELRLWTL, from the coding sequence ATGGTCGCCGAGCACAAGACACCGGGGGACCCGCAGGTCGTCGACTGGGGCGCACTGGTCGCCGCGGTCGGCCGCCACGACGCCGAGATCTTCGGTGTCCCCGTGTACGACAGCCCGCACGCCCGCGCCGCCGCGCTGCTCCAGGTCCTGCTGCACGTCCCGGCGCTGGAACGCTCCAACGCGATGTTCGCGATGGCCGTCGGGTACGCCTATCTCGTCGCCAGCGGCCTGAAGGTCGTCACCTCGCCCGAGCAGGTCCGCGACCTGGCCAGACTGGTCAAGACGGGCGAGGCCACGGTGCAGGACATCGCGCGCGAGCTGCGCCTGTGGACTCTCTGA
- a CDS encoding antitoxin, protein MAKTQLNVRVDEGTARAARERALARGMSVNRYIEELVRQDTGEAGHTFVEAAADFMKQYESVFAEEFGTDRGAGRATDRATGRGVAGEGRS, encoded by the coding sequence ATGGCTAAGACCCAGCTGAACGTGCGCGTGGACGAGGGCACGGCCCGGGCCGCGCGTGAACGCGCCCTGGCCCGCGGGATGAGCGTCAACCGCTACATCGAGGAACTGGTCAGACAGGACACCGGGGAAGCCGGCCACACATTCGTCGAGGCCGCCGCCGACTTCATGAAGCAGTACGAGTCCGTCTTCGCCGAGGAGTTCGGTACGGACCGGGGCGCGGGCCGGGCGACGGACCGAGCCACAGGCCGGGGCGTGGCCGGGGAAGGCCGTAGCTGA
- a CDS encoding ABC transporter ATP-binding protein, which translates to MSTAAAERALGRTGPEETAARARGLTKAYGSGETAVLALDSVDVDIARGRFTAVMGPSGSGKSTLMHCLAGLDSVSAGQVWLGDTEITGLKERELTRLRRDRIGFMFQSFNLIPTLNAAENITLPMDIAGQKPDEKWLNQVIDQLGLRDRLKHRPAQLSGGQQQRVACARALASRPELIFADEPTGNLDSRAGLEVLGFLRDAVDELGQTVVMVTHDPGAAGHADLVLFLGDGRIVDEMARPTADAVLERMKRFDTVRGASESEGDSGPGRKNVPAQGTDRDSDQDIDQNSDHKSVPDQGIAPDRD; encoded by the coding sequence TTGTCCACAGCAGCTGCGGAGCGCGCCCTCGGGCGCACGGGCCCGGAGGAGACGGCGGCCCGCGCCCGGGGTCTGACGAAGGCCTACGGGTCGGGCGAGACGGCCGTGCTCGCCCTCGACTCGGTCGACGTGGACATCGCGCGGGGCCGCTTCACCGCGGTCATGGGTCCCTCGGGATCGGGGAAGTCCACCTTGATGCACTGCCTGGCGGGGCTCGACTCCGTCTCGGCCGGACAGGTCTGGCTGGGCGACACCGAGATCACCGGGCTCAAGGAGCGTGAGCTGACCCGGCTGCGGCGGGACCGGATCGGCTTCATGTTCCAGTCGTTCAACCTGATTCCGACCCTGAACGCGGCGGAGAACATCACGCTGCCCATGGACATCGCCGGCCAGAAGCCCGACGAGAAGTGGCTGAACCAGGTCATCGACCAGCTCGGGCTGCGCGACCGTCTCAAGCACCGGCCCGCGCAGCTCTCCGGCGGTCAGCAGCAGCGGGTGGCCTGCGCGCGGGCGCTCGCCTCGCGCCCCGAGCTGATCTTCGCGGACGAGCCGACCGGCAACCTCGACTCACGCGCCGGCCTGGAGGTGCTCGGCTTCCTGCGGGACGCGGTCGACGAGCTGGGGCAGACCGTCGTCATGGTCACCCATGATCCCGGCGCGGCGGGCCACGCCGACCTGGTCCTCTTCCTGGGGGACGGGCGGATCGTGGACGAGATGGCCCGGCCGACGGCCGACGCGGTGCTGGAGCGCATGAAGAGGTTCGACACGGTCCGCGGGGCGTCGGAGTCCGAGGGGGACTCCGGGCCCGGCCGCAAGAACGTCCCCGCCCAGGGGACCGACCGGGACAGCGACCAGGACATCGACCAGAACAGCGACCACAAGAGCGTTCCGGACCAGGGCATCGCCCCCGACAGGGACTGA